The following coding sequences are from one uncultured Desulfobacter sp. window:
- the mgtE gene encoding magnesium transporter has product MQKEQFQIVEASIIRLLRRGANKQLLNIINKTHMADLSIVLENLPPQNQEKLINLLDKPEDISLLFSHLSEKTFVTLVKFLDFNKLVTVFDHMPSDDAAELLGCLDEELSDKILSKMKKEESYNVEQIMSYDEDTAGSLMVKDYVALEEGIKAKEVIEALQNKYLDVEMPFYIYVIDPYGKLVGVSSLRQLVVESPDKPFKDFMATDIISVKPYTDREVVARLVSRYDYLAIPVVDDDNRIIGIVTVDDVIDILHEITTEDMLKMGGVGEDYVETQTIIKGTMIRMPWLLASCIGGIANAFIIGGFESTLSKFTGLVAFIPIIMGMGGNIGTQSATIMVRGIATGRVNIRDFTKMLKKELGVGFILGVLYGTLIGSVAKFRFMTEPFSWGVASSVSISIVAAMSVAALVGTTVPLVFERLNIDPAVATGPFVTTFMDLSSIFCYFTISRILLGL; this is encoded by the coding sequence AAAGAGCAATTCCAGATAGTTGAGGCCAGCATTATAAGATTGTTACGCCGGGGGGCTAACAAGCAACTGCTCAATATCATAAATAAAACCCACATGGCAGACCTGTCCATTGTTTTGGAAAATTTGCCCCCTCAGAATCAGGAAAAGCTAATCAATCTGTTGGACAAGCCCGAGGATATCAGCTTGCTGTTTTCGCACCTGTCTGAAAAGACCTTTGTGACGCTCGTCAAATTCTTAGATTTCAATAAGTTGGTGACTGTTTTTGACCACATGCCCTCGGATGATGCTGCTGAATTGCTCGGGTGTCTGGACGAAGAACTGTCCGACAAGATTCTGTCCAAAATGAAGAAGGAGGAATCTTACAATGTCGAGCAAATCATGAGCTATGACGAGGATACTGCCGGCAGCCTCATGGTCAAGGACTACGTTGCCCTGGAAGAGGGCATCAAGGCAAAGGAGGTCATTGAAGCATTACAAAACAAGTACCTGGATGTTGAAATGCCCTTTTATATTTATGTGATAGATCCTTACGGCAAGCTTGTGGGTGTCAGCTCACTTCGCCAGTTGGTAGTGGAGTCTCCGGACAAGCCTTTCAAGGATTTCATGGCCACGGATATTATATCTGTTAAGCCCTACACTGACCGTGAGGTTGTTGCCCGCCTGGTGTCCCGCTACGACTATCTGGCCATTCCCGTTGTAGATGATGATAACCGGATCATCGGTATTGTCACGGTGGATGACGTCATAGATATTCTGCACGAAATCACCACGGAAGACATGTTGAAGATGGGTGGCGTGGGTGAAGATTATGTGGAAACCCAGACGATCATCAAAGGGACTATGATTCGGATGCCGTGGCTGCTCGCAAGCTGTATAGGCGGAATTGCAAACGCTTTTATCATTGGCGGGTTTGAATCCACCCTGTCAAAATTTACAGGGCTTGTCGCCTTTATCCCCATTATTATGGGCATGGGCGGCAATATCGGCACCCAGAGCGCTACCATTATGGTGCGGGGGATTGCCACAGGTCGGGTGAATATCCGGGATTTCACAAAAATGCTGAAAAAGGAACTAGGGGTCGGGTTTATTCTGGGAGTGCTCTACGGAACCCTAATCGGTTCTGTGGCAAAATTCCGATTTATGACGGAGCCTTTTTCATGGGGTGTGGCCTCAAGTGTCAGCATTTCCATTGTCGCAGCCATGAGTGTTGCAGCGCTTGTGGGGACAACAGTGCCGCTTGTGTTTGAAAGGCTGAATATTGATCCGGCCGTTGCCACAGGTCCATTCGTTACGACATTCATGGATCTTTCCAGTATTTTCTGTTATTTTACGATTTCCAGAATTTTACTTGGGCTCTGA
- a CDS encoding helix-turn-helix domain-containing protein gives MRITIDLEFSEETTQLLHTTIKKIQNLIPGKAFNLSIQEPPENISTPQESTDKGNDVDAASPVPKSKKPRKIRKNFRQNILKLINKNEGLSPQEIQTMTGLTGKQVSNVVSLLKKNGLVDRVKGKYYQKPEPEMALEKRADQETNATPES, from the coding sequence ATGAGAATCACTATAGACCTTGAGTTTAGCGAAGAGACAACGCAGCTACTCCACACAACCATCAAAAAAATCCAAAACCTCATTCCTGGAAAAGCGTTCAACCTTTCAATCCAAGAGCCCCCGGAAAACATATCCACACCCCAAGAGAGCACCGATAAGGGCAATGATGTTGACGCTGCCTCCCCTGTCCCAAAATCTAAGAAGCCAAGGAAAATAAGAAAGAACTTCAGACAAAATATTTTAAAGTTGATCAATAAGAATGAAGGCCTGTCCCCGCAAGAAATTCAAACGATGACCGGATTAACCGGTAAGCAGGTTTCCAATGTCGTTTCTCTGTTGAAAAAAAACGGCCTGGTGGATCGGGTAAAAGGGAAGTACTACCAAAAGCCTGAACCTGAAATGGCGCTTGAGAAACGGGCGGACCAAGAGACAAATGCCACCCCTGAATCATGA
- a CDS encoding glycosyltransferase family 2 protein, producing the protein MEHRFAVVIPVYNHGITVKAVVLKAMKLGFPVIVVNDGSTDITPYQLRGLPGIRVITHEQNAGKGAALMTGFKAAAEMADFAVTLDADGQHFPEDALAMIAAVPKGTKPLVTGYRKQMENESVPWTSRMGRRFSNMWITASGGPAIRDSQSGFRIYPLPETMNLKTRARRYQFEVEVLVKAHRNKISVIEVPIHVAYPPDRISHFRPFIDFLRNSATFSRLIFRRIVGLS; encoded by the coding sequence TTGGAACATCGTTTTGCAGTAGTGATCCCTGTATACAACCACGGTATAACGGTCAAAGCCGTTGTGCTGAAGGCGATGAAGCTTGGATTTCCGGTTATTGTTGTGAATGACGGCTCAACGGACATCACCCCCTATCAGCTTCGAGGGCTTCCGGGTATCCGGGTCATTACCCATGAACAGAATGCCGGCAAGGGGGCTGCCCTGATGACCGGATTCAAAGCTGCGGCTGAAATGGCTGATTTTGCCGTTACCCTGGATGCCGACGGCCAGCATTTTCCCGAAGATGCCCTTGCCATGATTGCCGCGGTTCCCAAGGGAACGAAACCGTTGGTAACCGGGTATCGCAAACAGATGGAAAATGAGTCGGTCCCCTGGACCAGCCGAATGGGAAGGCGGTTTTCAAACATGTGGATCACGGCATCGGGCGGGCCTGCCATCCGGGATTCCCAGAGCGGGTTCCGCATCTATCCGCTGCCGGAAACTATGAACCTGAAAACCCGGGCAAGGCGGTATCAATTTGAAGTGGAGGTGCTGGTCAAAGCCCATAGAAATAAAATTTCGGTCATTGAAGTGCCCATTCATGTGGCATACCCGCCGGACAGAATTTCCCATTTTCGACCGTTTATTGATTTTTTACGCAACAGCGCCACATTCAGCAGATTGATATTCAGGCGGATCGTGGGTCTAAGTTAA
- a CDS encoding lysophospholipid acyltransferase family protein codes for MKGFTYQVLIVLSRWFGPWVFTLVSRFIAACYFFMFPRRAAESARFYAALFPGKGRLFHWVSAWRQYQNFTTVFMDRIRTSGQENIQFTSTGWQRFEETLDKGHGAIVLMSHMGNWDVAANLMATRRKDLKLLLYMGAKAKEQIESVQKQALNAKGIRIVAVEPSAGSPLDVVDGIRFLKSGGVVSLTGDKLWHPDQRAVSVPFLGQTARIPEFPHVFALVSKAPLFVFFTFRTGPGRYRFMLSDPMYISCASREDRSRAVAESARVYGEMLEQTLRDHPYEWYHFDPFLVNPK; via the coding sequence GTGAAGGGCTTTACCTATCAAGTGCTTATTGTATTGTCCCGGTGGTTCGGCCCCTGGGTTTTTACCCTGGTCTCCCGGTTTATTGCCGCCTGCTATTTTTTCATGTTTCCCCGCCGGGCGGCAGAAAGCGCCAGATTTTATGCGGCACTTTTCCCCGGAAAAGGCCGTCTGTTTCACTGGGTTAGCGCCTGGCGTCAATACCAGAATTTCACCACCGTCTTCATGGACCGTATCAGGACGTCCGGCCAGGAGAATATCCAATTTACCTCCACGGGCTGGCAACGGTTCGAAGAAACGCTGGACAAAGGTCACGGTGCCATCGTCCTCATGTCCCACATGGGCAATTGGGATGTGGCCGCAAACCTGATGGCAACGCGGCGAAAGGACCTCAAGCTGCTCCTTTACATGGGGGCAAAGGCCAAAGAACAGATCGAATCCGTCCAGAAACAGGCCCTTAATGCCAAGGGCATCCGCATTGTTGCCGTCGAACCGTCCGCAGGTTCCCCCCTTGATGTTGTTGACGGTATCCGCTTTTTAAAATCCGGGGGTGTGGTCTCTTTGACCGGGGATAAATTGTGGCACCCGGATCAAAGAGCGGTCAGTGTGCCGTTCTTAGGCCAAACCGCTCGAATCCCGGAGTTTCCCCATGTTTTTGCCCTGGTCTCCAAAGCCCCGTTGTTTGTCTTTTTTACCTTTCGCACGGGTCCCGGCCGTTATCGGTTTATGTTGTCCGATCCCATGTATATTTCATGTGCATCCCGGGAGGACCGGAGCCGGGCCGTTGCCGAATCGGCCCGGGTCTATGGTGAGATGCTGGAACAGACCCTGCGTGACCATCCCTATGAATGGTACCATTTTGATCCGTTTCTTGTGAATCCCAAATAA
- a CDS encoding formate dehydrogenase accessory protein FdhE has protein sequence MSQNERICHEKTPQGIQAALDALAVEKPVLSSLISAFGPVLVAKAEVTAGLSENEVNKPDLPESEWARFSRGVHLFAITGLMDFHQAFKQAAHTILSPMAEAFSVIQSDIEAIQRNIEDDSLDAEDCVRAYVNNYTRNLNAFAGRSGTTPDIFRFALAQIAEPFKQIQARAFSAFMDDHPWPHGHCPMCGSFPTVAGLIGEQGECWLQCAVCAHEWRFRAHTCPRCENNNQSLFENIFDPDSPAKDAERVTICKLCNTYILTIDLGGQRDPVNMDVAAMGMTEVDIQAREKGYSPQSELIWNLMDYRF, from the coding sequence ATGAGTCAAAATGAACGTATCTGTCATGAAAAAACGCCCCAAGGCATTCAAGCGGCCCTCGACGCCCTGGCCGTGGAAAAACCTGTGTTATCGTCACTGATTTCAGCATTTGGTCCGGTGCTGGTGGCAAAAGCCGAAGTGACGGCCGGTTTGTCTGAAAATGAGGTAAACAAACCGGACCTGCCCGAATCTGAATGGGCCCGGTTTTCAAGAGGCGTGCATTTATTTGCCATCACAGGGCTTATGGACTTCCACCAGGCGTTTAAACAAGCCGCCCATACGATTCTCTCCCCCATGGCAGAGGCGTTTTCAGTAATTCAATCGGATATTGAGGCAATTCAACGCAACATTGAGGATGACAGCCTTGATGCCGAAGACTGCGTCCGGGCGTATGTGAATAACTACACCCGAAACCTGAACGCATTTGCCGGCAGGTCAGGCACCACCCCTGACATATTCAGGTTTGCCTTGGCCCAGATTGCCGAGCCCTTCAAACAGATCCAGGCCAGGGCCTTTTCGGCTTTCATGGATGACCATCCGTGGCCCCACGGCCACTGCCCCATGTGCGGCTCATTTCCGACGGTTGCAGGTCTCATCGGCGAACAGGGCGAGTGCTGGCTTCAGTGTGCGGTGTGTGCCCATGAATGGAGATTCAGGGCTCACACCTGCCCGCGGTGTGAAAACAATAACCAGAGTCTTTTTGAAAATATTTTTGACCCGGACAGCCCTGCCAAGGACGCCGAACGCGTAACGATCTGCAAGCTGTGCAACACCTATATTCTAACCATAGATCTGGGCGGGCAACGTGACCCGGTGAACATGGATGTTGCGGCCATGGGCATGACCGAAGTGGATATCCAGGCCCGGGAAAAGGGATATTCGCCGCAATCCGAATTGATCTGGAATTTAATGGATTACAGATTCTAA
- a CDS encoding acyl carrier protein, translating to MDREEIESTIINFIETNFEMSDVGVDDDLNAVHGFDSIDAIELLREIETLMEGKLTRDEEEAAMGIRTVRQIVDFIEKAMADRA from the coding sequence ATGGATCGAGAAGAGATAGAGTCCACCATTATTAATTTCATAGAAACCAATTTTGAAATGTCCGATGTCGGCGTTGACGATGACCTGAATGCCGTCCATGGCTTTGACAGTATTGATGCCATTGAGCTGCTCCGGGAGATTGAGACATTGATGGAAGGCAAATTGACCCGGGATGAGGAAGAGGCTGCCATGGGTATCCGCACTGTCCGGCAGATTGTTGATTTTATCGAAAAGGCCATGGCGGACAGGGCCTGA
- a CDS encoding beta-ketoacyl synthase N-terminal-like domain-containing protein, with protein sequence MERRVVITGCSAITPIGCSKADILENLEKGISGVGRIRDDELLVEQLNTSVFGTVDEDLAYDFPRKFRKTMGPVSFSACRVVADVIRQSGLDNTSLSSGRVGVAFGSSHGSTAVLKKVYQACFSEQSIDMLSISGADYLKSMVHTTAVNITRMFGITGRVISSPSACTTSSQSIGFGYEMIKFGVQDAMICGGSEEYDTTTVAVFDNLLACSTHYNDTPHKTPRPFDAERDGLVVGEGAGAVMLEDLESARKRGATILGEVIGFATNNNGGNLIMPDLAGVTQVLKMGLENAQVSADQIDFISAHATATRIGDVIEARSINNVYGNNPWVSALKSYMGHTIAACGVIETILTLYMMEKGFIVPTLNLDQVDNRCAMVRHTPHLVETNIRCAAVQNFAFGGINTSLILKQFSPQSTHRV encoded by the coding sequence ATGGAAAGACGGGTTGTCATAACCGGATGTTCAGCCATCACCCCCATTGGCTGCAGTAAGGCCGATATCCTTGAAAACCTTGAGAAGGGCATCTCCGGTGTGGGCCGGATCAGGGATGATGAGCTGCTGGTTGAGCAGCTCAACACCAGCGTGTTCGGCACGGTGGATGAGGACCTTGCCTACGACTTTCCAAGAAAATTTCGTAAAACCATGGGGCCGGTCTCTTTTTCGGCCTGCAGGGTTGTGGCGGATGTTATCCGGCAGTCCGGGCTGGACAATACATCTCTCTCTTCGGGCAGAGTCGGGGTTGCCTTTGGATCTTCCCACGGCTCCACTGCGGTGCTTAAAAAAGTATACCAGGCCTGCTTTAGTGAACAGTCCATCGACATGCTCTCCATTTCGGGGGCGGATTATCTTAAATCAATGGTCCATACCACCGCCGTAAACATTACCCGGATGTTCGGAATCACCGGCCGGGTCATCAGTTCGCCGTCCGCCTGCACCACCAGCAGCCAGTCCATCGGGTTCGGGTATGAGATGATTAAATTCGGCGTGCAGGACGCCATGATCTGCGGCGGTTCCGAAGAGTACGATACCACCACCGTGGCGGTCTTTGATAACCTTTTGGCCTGTTCCACCCATTACAATGACACCCCGCATAAAACCCCCCGGCCCTTTGATGCCGAGCGGGACGGGCTTGTGGTGGGCGAGGGGGCCGGTGCAGTCATGCTCGAAGATCTTGAATCCGCCCGAAAGCGGGGTGCAACAATTCTGGGGGAGGTGATCGGATTTGCCACCAATAATAACGGCGGCAACCTCATTATGCCGGATCTTGCCGGGGTCACCCAGGTGCTGAAAATGGGCCTTGAAAATGCACAAGTTTCCGCAGACCAGATCGATTTTATCAGTGCCCATGCCACGGCCACCCGCATCGGGGATGTGATCGAGGCCCGGTCCATTAACAATGTCTATGGAAACAATCCATGGGTCAGCGCACTGAAAAGCTACATGGGACACACCATTGCCGCCTGCGGTGTCATCGAAACCATTTTGACCCTTTATATGATGGAAAAAGGGTTTATTGTCCCCACCCTCAACCTGGATCAGGTGGACAACCGCTGCGCCATGGTCCGGCATACCCCGCACCTGGTGGAGACGAATATCCGGTGTGCCGCTGTCCAGAACTTTGCCTTTGGCGGCATTAATACCAGCCTGATCCTTAAGCAGTTTTCACCCCAGTCAACCCATCGGGTTTGA
- a CDS encoding LysR substrate-binding domain-containing protein, producing the protein MSDSIPIELLKTFIAIADTGSFSLAAEQIARTQSAVSMQIKRLEELLEKSLIHRDSRNLQLTDDGVTLLHFARRILKLNEEALSILKRPELKGWVSIGLPDDYAARFLPEILASFSRTHPRVQVKVTCEPSNMLLERIQKKELDLAIVTAPSPDVENAILLRQDPIVWVTSERHCQHEIRPLPLALFSGTCYCRNWILSALGKAGVAHRIAYTSPSIMGLQAAVTAGLAVSAISQSIVWPGIRQLGPEQGFPALPNASLLLRRNPESNNCIVDSLSEHICKAFSTCSDIGGCLA; encoded by the coding sequence ATGTCGGATTCGATCCCCATAGAACTGCTGAAAACATTTATCGCCATTGCCGACACGGGAAGTTTCAGCCTCGCAGCCGAGCAGATCGCCAGGACCCAATCGGCGGTGAGTATGCAAATCAAACGGCTCGAAGAACTGCTTGAGAAATCTTTGATTCACAGAGACAGCCGAAATCTGCAATTGACCGATGACGGCGTCACCCTTCTGCACTTTGCACGGCGAATCTTGAAACTGAACGAAGAGGCCTTGTCGATATTGAAGCGGCCGGAACTCAAGGGGTGGGTCAGTATCGGACTGCCGGACGATTATGCGGCCCGGTTTCTGCCCGAAATTTTGGCTAGTTTCTCCCGGACACACCCCAGGGTTCAGGTGAAGGTCACCTGTGAACCCAGCAACATGCTTCTGGAAAGGATACAAAAAAAAGAGCTGGACCTGGCCATCGTCACCGCCCCCTCACCTGATGTTGAAAACGCAATTCTGCTCCGGCAGGATCCAATCGTCTGGGTGACCTCTGAACGGCATTGCCAGCATGAAATACGCCCCCTGCCCCTGGCCCTTTTCTCGGGGACCTGCTATTGCCGGAACTGGATTCTTTCCGCCCTGGGCAAGGCAGGCGTTGCGCACAGGATCGCCTACACCAGCCCGAGCATCATGGGTCTGCAGGCCGCGGTTACCGCCGGCCTTGCCGTTTCCGCCATCAGTCAGAGCATCGTTTGGCCGGGGATACGCCAGTTAGGCCCCGAGCAGGGATTTCCGGCCCTGCCCAATGCCTCGCTTTTGCTCCGCCGGAATCCGGAATCCAATAATTGCATTGTGGATTCACTGTCCGAGCATATCTGCAAAGCGTTCAGCACCTGTTCGGACATTGGGGGATGCCTTGCCTGA
- a CDS encoding DUF1127 domain-containing protein — protein MGIGCEERAMACCEKQSCYYRIKTFTRQVWHGYRRWKMLNRQCRQLLEMENYLLKDIGISRADAIRFSRQRDSLWTCIVKSMQNRLD, from the coding sequence ATGGGTATCGGCTGCGAGGAACGTGCGATGGCGTGCTGCGAAAAGCAGAGTTGCTATTATCGGATCAAAACATTTACCAGGCAGGTATGGCATGGCTACCGGCGTTGGAAGATGTTGAATCGACAGTGCCGCCAGCTCCTGGAGATGGAGAATTACCTGCTAAAGGATATCGGTATCAGCCGGGCGGATGCGATCCGGTTCTCCCGGCAACGGGACAGCCTCTGGACATGTATCGTGAAAAGCATGCAGAACCGCTTAGATTAA
- a CDS encoding sensor domain-containing diguanylate cyclase — MSQRTQDKKMEIPKALLDRLKKNEETARKFNEIEVSILSILDFHNFFDRLLTEISDKFCIPHIWVAIISEGSLARQLYADQESVKLAASMVNVSGQEFSSIVKTPKPLLANTGLAAYKKIIPQIMDQDIGSIAIAPISLDGEIVGSINQADPDPKRFEPGIDTSLLEQLALKVSLCLSNVTAHEQLKFLAFHDPLTGLLNRGVMNRILEREFSRAKRYGTDLSLIFLDLDKFKEINDTAGHDVGDQVLCALAGALTAQNRQSDIVARFAGDEFIVILPSSNTYQAERYIHRVKHELDTTPVKYGKKEYFIRLSHGISNILDAGINAPRDMIKIADKHMYEAKTLKKQDQQASS; from the coding sequence TTGAGCCAAAGAACACAGGATAAAAAAATGGAGATACCCAAGGCCCTGTTGGACCGATTAAAAAAGAATGAAGAAACAGCGCGTAAATTCAACGAAATTGAAGTCAGCATCCTTTCGATCCTTGATTTCCATAATTTCTTTGACCGGCTCCTCACTGAGATATCGGATAAATTTTGTATACCACATATCTGGGTGGCCATCATTTCAGAAGGGTCCCTTGCCCGGCAGCTGTACGCCGACCAGGAGTCCGTCAAACTTGCCGCATCCATGGTCAATGTGTCCGGGCAGGAATTTTCATCCATTGTGAAAACGCCTAAACCTTTACTGGCCAACACCGGTCTGGCCGCCTATAAAAAGATTATTCCGCAAATTATGGACCAGGATATCGGTTCCATTGCCATTGCCCCCATCTCCCTGGACGGTGAGATTGTGGGCAGCATCAACCAGGCCGATCCGGACCCCAAGCGTTTTGAGCCCGGTATCGACACCTCCCTTTTGGAGCAGCTGGCCCTCAAGGTCTCCTTGTGCCTGTCCAATGTCACCGCCCATGAGCAGCTCAAATTCCTGGCCTTTCACGACCCCCTGACCGGTTTGCTGAACCGTGGGGTGATGAACCGGATTCTCGAACGGGAATTTTCAAGGGCAAAGCGCTATGGGACAGACCTGTCCCTTATCTTTCTGGATCTGGACAAATTTAAAGAGATCAACGACACGGCAGGTCACGATGTCGGCGACCAGGTCCTGTGTGCCCTGGCCGGGGCACTGACCGCCCAAAATCGGCAGTCTGATATCGTGGCACGGTTCGCCGGAGATGAATTCATCGTCATCCTGCCGTCAAGCAATACCTACCAGGCAGAGCGGTATATCCACCGGGTCAAACACGAGCTGGACACAACCCCGGTGAAATACGGCAAAAAAGAGTATTTCATCCGGCTCAGCCACGGTATTTCCAATATTCTGGATGCCGGTATCAACGCCCCCCGTGACATGATTAAAATCGCAGACAAACACATGTATGAAGCCAAGACCCTTAAAAAACAAGACCAACAAGCGTCATCGTAA
- the mltF gene encoding membrane-bound lytic murein transglycosylase MltF gives MVVLAGIGIYLVFDQMRIRFNAPLKQIQQRGTIRMITANTATSYYTYRDTPMGFEYDLAKAFADHLGVTLEVIVPEWDAMFDQLNSGRGDFIAAGLTITESRERRALFSDPYMSVQQKFIHHKLKFDIKNIEQLAGRTVHVRKGTSYQERLEEIKASGIDVDIQLLDDVPTEEIIRMVNRREIKFTIADSNIALLNRRYYPDIKIGLAIQEKEYLGWAVKKDNKVLRVRINDFLEMAEETGLLGKLYEKYYGNLEIFDYFDLKKFHERIKTRLPKYKAIIKTESKKYDFDWRLIAAVVYQESHFNAKAQSRTGVRGLMQVTQATAGQMGIKNRLDPKQSVKAGVKFLNLMFKRFDDISDPQQKKRFALAAYNVGYGHVRDAQKLARQQGLDINKWTSLKKTLPLLSKRKYYTQTRHGYARGQEPVRYVERIFTYYDILRQKEK, from the coding sequence GTGGTGGTTTTGGCAGGTATCGGCATATACCTGGTGTTCGATCAAATGAGGATCAGGTTCAACGCCCCCCTGAAACAGATTCAACAGCGCGGCACCATCCGAATGATCACGGCCAATACGGCCACATCCTACTACACCTACAGGGACACCCCCATGGGATTTGAGTACGATCTTGCAAAGGCCTTTGCAGATCATTTAGGGGTAACCCTTGAAGTAATCGTACCGGAATGGGACGCAATGTTTGATCAACTCAATTCCGGCCGGGGCGATTTCATTGCGGCCGGCCTCACCATCACCGAATCACGGGAGCGACGCGCTTTATTTTCCGATCCATACATGTCCGTGCAGCAAAAATTTATCCACCATAAACTAAAATTCGACATAAAAAACATCGAGCAACTGGCAGGCAGAACCGTTCATGTCCGCAAAGGCACCTCCTACCAGGAACGTCTGGAGGAGATCAAAGCCTCGGGCATTGATGTGGACATTCAGCTGCTCGACGATGTCCCCACCGAAGAGATCATCAGAATGGTGAATAGACGAGAAATCAAATTCACCATCGCCGATTCAAACATTGCGCTGTTAAACCGCAGATACTACCCGGATATTAAAATCGGGCTGGCCATACAGGAAAAAGAGTACCTGGGATGGGCCGTGAAAAAGGACAATAAGGTGCTTCGGGTCCGGATCAATGATTTTCTTGAAATGGCCGAAGAGACGGGTCTGCTTGGTAAATTATATGAAAAATATTACGGCAACCTAGAGATTTTTGACTATTTTGATTTAAAGAAATTCCATGAACGGATCAAAACACGGCTGCCGAAATATAAAGCAATTATTAAAACAGAGTCTAAAAAATACGATTTTGACTGGCGGCTCATTGCAGCCGTGGTCTACCAGGAGTCCCATTTTAATGCCAAAGCCCAAAGCAGAACCGGTGTAAGGGGGTTGATGCAGGTGACACAGGCCACAGCCGGACAGATGGGGATCAAAAACCGGCTGGATCCAAAACAGAGCGTCAAAGCCGGCGTCAAATTTTTAAATCTGATGTTCAAGCGATTTGATGATATTTCCGACCCGCAACAAAAAAAACGATTTGCCCTTGCGGCGTATAACGTGGGATACGGCCATGTCAGAGACGCCCAGAAACTGGCCCGGCAACAAGGCCTGGATATCAATAAATGGACATCCCTGAAAAAGACCCTGCCGCTGTTAAGCAAACGAAAATACTATACGCAAACCCGGCACGGATATGCCCGGGGGCAGGAGCCGGTGCGCTATGTAGAACGAATTTTCACATATTACGACATCCTCAGGCAAAAAGAAAAATAG